ACTTGTCGAGCTCGGCGATGATCTGCTGCGGCGTCTTGAGGCGCGGATTGCGGCCATAGAGACCCGGGATGTCGCAGAATTCGCACTGATACGGACAGCCGCTCGAATACTGGATGCTGCCCAGGAAATATTTCCGGGTCTCGGCAAGCTCATAGGCCGGTATCGGAAACTCGCTCATGTCGATGCGATCGGCGGTTTTCAGGACGACCTGCTGTTCGGGGCGCGACGGATCGCGCGCCAGCCGCGCCAGCAGCTCGTTGGTCGCATCGCCCAATTCGCCGACATGGAGATAATCGAAAGACGGATAGTAATCCGGGCAGGCGCTTACCGACGGTCCGCCGATGGCAACGGGAAGATCGAACGCGTGGGCCCGGCGGCAGATGTCGTTCATCTGCTGGCGCTGGATATGCATGCCGCTGACAAACACCGCCTCCGCCCATTCGAAGTCTTCCCGGGTGGCCGGGCGGATGTTCTCGTCGATGAAGCGGACCGGCCAATGCTCCGGAAGGTAGGCTGCGATCAGGAGCAGCCCCTGCGGCGGCATGAAGGCGCTGACGCCGTCGGTCAGCGGATAGGCGTGTTCGAACGTGCCGAAAGAAGACGTGTAGCGCGGAAAGACGCACAGGATGCGCCGAACCGTCTCGATGCCCACAGCTCTCATCAAACTTCCTCTGGGAACGCTCGTAAAACCTGCCCGGCCGCCAAGTTTAACCACGCGAACAGAGGCTGGGCTACAAATTCTTCAAGATTGTGGCAGCCATTTCAAGCTGTTGATGGCCTGATGGTCGCCGGGGAACCCGGCGGCGGCGCTTCCGGCGCTCAGACCAGCAAGCGCGACGCAAAATCGGGCAGCGACCCCGTGTTGTCGGCCAGCCGAAAGCCGGCATCGGCAAGGCCTGCGCGGAACAGCCAGTCGTCGAATTCCGGCGCCCGCTTCAGGCCGAACAGGTCGCGGATATAGAGCGCGTCATGGAACGAGGTGGACTGGTAGTTCAGCATGACGTCGTCGGCCCCGGGCACCCCCATGATGAAGGTGACGCCGGCGGCGGCGAGCAGGGTCAGGAGATTGTCCATATCGTCCTGATCGGCCTCGGCGTGGTTGGTGTAACAGACGTCGACGCCGAGCGGCAGGCCGAGCAGCTTGCCGCAGAAATGGTCCTCCAGCCCGGCGCGGATGATCTCCTTGCCGTCATAGAGATATTCCGGGCCGATGAAGCCGACCACGCTGTTCACCAGTAGCGGATCGAAAGCGCGGGCCACCGCGTAGGCGCGCGCCTCGCAGGTCTGCTGGTCGACGCCGCGATGGGCGTTGGCCGACAGCGCCGAGCCCTGCCCGGTTTCGAAATACATCACATTGCTGCCGACGGTTCCGCGCCGCAGCGACAGTCCCGCCTGGTGGGCCTCCCTCAAGAGCGCGAGATCGATGCCAAAACTCCGGTTCGCCGCCTCTGTGCCCGCGATCGACTGGAACACCAGATCGACAGGCAAGCCCTGCTCCATCAATCCGAGCGTTGTCGTTACGTGGGTCAGAACGCAGCCCTGCGTGGGTATCTGCAGCCGGGCGATGATATCGTCGAGCAACCGCAGCAGCCCGCCGATCACGGCGGGATCGTCGCTGGCCGGGTTGATGCCGATACAGGCATCGCCGGATCCGAGCAGGAGGCCGTCGAGGATCGAGGCGGTGATGCCCTTGGCATCGTCGAAGGGATGATTGGGCTGCAGCCGCACGCTCATCCGTCCGCGCAGCCCGATGGTGTTGCGAAAGGCCGACGTCACCGCGCATTTCTTCGCCACCAGGATCAGGTCCTGGTTGCGCATCAGTTTCGAAACCGCCGCGGCCATCTCCGGCGTGACACCGCGCGACAATTTCCCGAGAACGTCGGGGGTGGCCGCGTCGGAAAGCAGCCAATCGCGGAACGCGCCGACCGTCAGCGACGAGATCGCCGCAAAGGCCGCATCATCGTGGGTATCGACGATCAGGCGGGTGACTTCATCGTCCTCGTAGGGAACGACGGCCTCCTGCAGGAATTGCCTGAGGGGAACGTCTGCCAGCGCGATCCGCGCTGCGATCATCTGCTCGGCGCTGTCGGCGGCCAATCCCGCCAGGCGATCGCCGGAGCGCGGCGGCGTGGCCTTGGCCAGGAGATCGCGCAAGTCTTCGAACACATAGCTGGTGGCATCGATGGCGTGGCGATAGACCATGGCGGCTCCCGGCCATCACCGCTGAATGCGCGGGCGGCCCAGTACCAGACTATCACCTGAAGGGATTCTAAGCAGCCCGGACGGTGGCGAGGAATTTGACCACCTCGGCCTTGAGGCGCTTGTTTTCGTCGGAAAGCAATTGCGCCGATGCCAGCACCTGCGCCGATGCCGAACCGGTATCGCCGGCGCCGCGGTTGACGTCGGCAATGGAGGTTGCGACCTGGGTGGAGCCGATCGCCGCCTGCTGCACGTTGCGGGCGATCTCCTGGGTCGCGGCGCCCTGCTCCTCGATCGCGGCAGCGATCGCCGCGGCGATTTCGGAAACCCGGCCGATGGTGCCGCTGATCTCCTTGATGGCGACCACCGAATCCTGCGTCGCCGCCTGCATCCCGGCAATCTGGGTAGAGATCTCGCTGGTGGCCTTGGCGGTCTGCGAAGCGAGCGCCTTGACCTCCTGCGCCACCACCGCAAAGCCGCGACCGGCCTCGCCCGCGCGGGCGGCCTCGATGGTCGCGTTGAGCGCCAGGAGGTTGGTCTGCTCGGCGATCGTGGTGATCAACTGGGTGACGTCGCCGATACGGCTCGCAGCAAGCGACAATTCGGCGATCCGCGCGTCGGTCCTTTGCGCCTGCTCGACCGCCTCGTTGGCGATCCGGTTGGAATCCGTCACCTGGCGTCCGATTTCGTTGACGGAGCTGGCCATTTCCTCGGTCGCCGACGCCACCGACTGCACGTTGGTCGAGGTCTCTTCCGAAGCCGCGGCGACCACGGTCGAGAGCTCCTGGGTTGCGGTGCTGCTCTTGGTCAGGATGACGGCGGAATTTTCCAGTTCGCTCGACGCCGAGCCAACGTTCTCAATGATATTGCCGACCGCGGTCTCGAAACGATCGGCCAGGTTATGCAGCTCGGCGCGGCGGGCCGCCGCCAGTTCGCGGGTTTTTTCTTCGCGCTCGGCGGTCTCGCGTTCGGCCTTGGCGATGGCCTGCACCTTGAATTCCTCGACCGCGCGGGCCATCTGCCCGACTTCGTCGCTGCGGTCCAGCCCCGGCAACTGGACTTCGAAATTGCCGACCGCGAGTTCGCGCATCGCCTTCGACATCGCGACCACCGGGCGGGAAATGTTCCGGCCGATGAAGAACGAAACGACGATGCCGGCGAACGCCACGACCAGAAGCACGGCCATCAGCGTCAACTGCTGCTGCTCGAGCCGCATCCCGGCGCGGGCAATTTCGCGATCCTTGCTGTCGCTGCTGCGCGTGATCAGATCGTCGGTCAATTTCTCGATCTCGGCGAAATTCCGCTCCGCGCCCTTGATGAACAACAGCGCCGATCCGGCATCGCCGTCGGCCATCTCGATGGCGTTCCTGGATTGCTTGAGATAGCCAGCGACGGCCGCTTTCAGTTTTTCCAGGCCATCCGATTTGACGCCGCCCTGGGTGCTTTCGACCGCCTTCAATGCCTCCGAGATCTTAGCGGCGGCACTGGAGGCTTCCTTGGCGATGGCCGTAACCTTCTTGGTATCGGTTTCATTGGCCGCGGTCGCCGCCAGCCGGTACAGCTTGGCATGCGCCATCCAGGTCGTGGTGGTGAGTTCGTTGGCCAGCTCGGATTGCCGCATCGGCCCCGAGACAAGCGCATCGACCGCGGTCTGGTTCGACCGCAGCGCCTGCAGGGCATAGGCGCCAACGCCGATCAGGACCAGGATCAGGAACGCCGGCGCGAGCTGAACTTTCCAGGACAGCCCGATATTCTTGATCCAGCCGAGCATATCAATCCTTCGATGCGACGATCGCCGGGCGACGCCGGTCGTTGCGTGTCAGAGCTTGTAGATGCCGGCACACACAGCCGTGTTGTCCACCTTCTCGCAGTACATCTGCTTCGGCTCGACCTTCTTGGTCACCGGATTGACGAACTTGTAGTCCTGCCAGAACGAGGGCTGCTTGGCGGCCATTTCGACCCGCTCCTTGACATAGAGCTTGCCGTCGACGTCCTGCGCATCGATCAGGTCCTTGCCGACGAACTTGGCGTTGGAACCGTGGGCCAGCACCTTGCCGTCGAGCTGATAGACGACGACGTACAGATCGCGATCGATGAAGTTGGCGGCCTTGCCGGTGAATTCGGCATAGGCCTTTTCAGCACCCTGCCCTTTGATGAAGGTTACGGCTTTCTTGACCATCGCGACGGCTTCGTCCTTGTTGGCACCATCGGCAGCCGCGGCAGCGCCCACGAAAATGAGCATGGCAGCCACGCCAGAAACGAGCGACTTGGTTGACCAATTGTTCACGTTATCTCTCCGGATCGACTGATTTGGGACGCGGTCAAAGCACCGCACACGGAATGATTGTCACAAAAGAGCGAACCATCCGTTAAAATGCCTATCCGTATAGCAACGGGGGGCGCACCCCCTAAGCGCTACGGCCTGCCGCCGCCCCCGATGACCAGGCCCATTGAAAATTGAAGCCGCCGAGGTGGCCGGTGACGTCGACGACCTCGCCGATGAAATAAAGCCCGGGGACGGATCTGGATTCGAGGGTTTTCGAGGAAAGTCCTGACGTGTCGACACCGCCCAGCGTCACCTCCGCGGTACGGTAGCCCTCGGTGCCCGCAGGCCTGATGTGCCATCGTTGCACCGCCGCGGCGACGTCGGTGAGAAGCTTGTCGGAGAAATCGGCGAGGCGGTCCGGGCC
The genomic region above belongs to Bradyrhizobium sediminis and contains:
- a CDS encoding cache domain-containing protein produces the protein MLIFVGAAAAADGANKDEAVAMVKKAVTFIKGQGAEKAYAEFTGKAANFIDRDLYVVVYQLDGKVLAHGSNAKFVGKDLIDAQDVDGKLYVKERVEMAAKQPSFWQDYKFVNPVTKKVEPKQMYCEKVDNTAVCAGIYKL
- a CDS encoding ethanolamine ammonia-lyase subunit EutB; its protein translation is MVYRHAIDATSYVFEDLRDLLAKATPPRSGDRLAGLAADSAEQMIAARIALADVPLRQFLQEAVVPYEDDEVTRLIVDTHDDAAFAAISSLTVGAFRDWLLSDAATPDVLGKLSRGVTPEMAAAVSKLMRNQDLILVAKKCAVTSAFRNTIGLRGRMSVRLQPNHPFDDAKGITASILDGLLLGSGDACIGINPASDDPAVIGGLLRLLDDIIARLQIPTQGCVLTHVTTTLGLMEQGLPVDLVFQSIAGTEAANRSFGIDLALLREAHQAGLSLRRGTVGSNVMYFETGQGSALSANAHRGVDQQTCEARAYAVARAFDPLLVNSVVGFIGPEYLYDGKEIIRAGLEDHFCGKLLGLPLGVDVCYTNHAEADQDDMDNLLTLLAAAGVTFIMGVPGADDVMLNYQSTSFHDALYIRDLFGLKRAPEFDDWLFRAGLADAGFRLADNTGSLPDFASRLLV
- a CDS encoding methyl-accepting chemotaxis protein, coding for MLGWIKNIGLSWKVQLAPAFLILVLIGVGAYALQALRSNQTAVDALVSGPMRQSELANELTTTTWMAHAKLYRLAATAANETDTKKVTAIAKEASSAAAKISEALKAVESTQGGVKSDGLEKLKAAVAGYLKQSRNAIEMADGDAGSALLFIKGAERNFAEIEKLTDDLITRSSDSKDREIARAGMRLEQQQLTLMAVLLVVAFAGIVVSFFIGRNISRPVVAMSKAMRELAVGNFEVQLPGLDRSDEVGQMARAVEEFKVQAIAKAERETAEREEKTRELAAARRAELHNLADRFETAVGNIIENVGSASSELENSAVILTKSSTATQELSTVVAAASEETSTNVQSVASATEEMASSVNEIGRQVTDSNRIANEAVEQAQRTDARIAELSLAASRIGDVTQLITTIAEQTNLLALNATIEAARAGEAGRGFAVVAQEVKALASQTAKATSEISTQIAGMQAATQDSVVAIKEISGTIGRVSEIAAAIAAAIEEQGAATQEIARNVQQAAIGSTQVATSIADVNRGAGDTGSASAQVLASAQLLSDENKRLKAEVVKFLATVRAA